In one window of Lewinella sp. 4G2 DNA:
- a CDS encoding acyl-CoA dehydrogenase family protein — translation MVTTPTLTPAEEQLEMIRQSARDFAEAHIRPNFMEWDEQEIFPRDLFKMMGEYGFLGVLVPEEYGGTGLGYAEYITIIDEIAKVCGSIGLSVAAHNSLCTNHILMFGNQEQKQKYLPALASGEHIGAWGLTEPNTGSDAGRMRTVAVKQDDGSYILNGAKNFITHGISGEVAVVIVRTGELLDSHGMTAFIVERGDKGFRGGKKEMKLGMRASETAELIFEDCHLPADRILGEVGEGFIQSMKILDGGRISIAALSVGIAHGAFDAALAYSKEREQFGKAISKFQAISFKLAHMATEIQAAELLTREAGRLKDAGLPVTQMSAMAKLHASETACMVANEGVQIFGGYGFTREYPAEKFYRDCKLLTIGEGTSEIQKLVISRNLLRK, via the coding sequence ATGGTCACCACCCCCACCCTTACCCCCGCCGAAGAGCAATTGGAAATGATCCGCCAGAGCGCGCGGGACTTTGCCGAAGCCCACATCCGCCCCAACTTCATGGAGTGGGATGAGCAGGAGATCTTCCCACGGGATCTTTTTAAAATGATGGGGGAATACGGATTCCTCGGCGTCCTCGTCCCCGAAGAGTACGGTGGCACCGGCCTCGGCTACGCGGAGTACATCACGATCATCGATGAGATCGCAAAAGTTTGCGGATCGATTGGGCTTTCGGTGGCGGCACACAACTCTCTGTGTACCAACCACATCCTGATGTTCGGCAACCAAGAACAGAAGCAGAAGTACTTGCCCGCCCTCGCCAGTGGCGAACACATTGGTGCCTGGGGATTGACGGAGCCCAACACTGGTTCCGATGCCGGCCGGATGCGTACCGTAGCCGTCAAACAAGACGATGGTAGCTACATCCTGAATGGCGCAAAGAATTTCATCACCCACGGCATCAGTGGCGAGGTGGCCGTAGTAATCGTCCGGACGGGTGAGCTACTCGATAGCCATGGCATGACGGCCTTCATCGTCGAGCGGGGCGATAAGGGTTTCCGTGGCGGAAAGAAGGAAATGAAACTCGGGATGCGCGCCAGCGAAACGGCGGAGCTCATCTTCGAAGATTGCCACCTCCCGGCGGACCGCATCCTCGGCGAAGTCGGGGAAGGCTTTATCCAATCCATGAAGATCCTCGACGGCGGCCGCATCAGTATCGCTGCCCTCTCCGTCGGCATCGCTCACGGTGCTTTCGACGCCGCGTTGGCGTACTCCAAAGAACGCGAGCAGTTTGGCAAGGCCATCAGCAAATTCCAGGCCATCTCCTTCAAGTTGGCCCACATGGCCACCGAGATCCAGGCCGCCGAATTACTGACCCGCGAAGCCGGCCGTTTGAAGGACGCCGGGCTTCCCGTCACCCAAATGTCCGCCATGGCTAAGCTGCACGCTAGCGAGACGGCCTGCATGGTGGCAAATGAAGGCGTACAGATCTTCGGTGGTTACGGCTTCACGCGGGAATACCCGGCGGAGAAGTTCTACCGGGATTGCAAACTACTCACCATCGGTGAGGGCACCTCGGAAATTCAGAAGCTGGTCATCAGCCGGAACCTTTTGCGCAAGTAG
- a CDS encoding Gfo/Idh/MocA family protein, protein MVQAKEIQFLVVGMGHIGRRHAALIAAHPEAQLLGVCDIRPATDLNWPDGLAGTTHYPSLEQALSRPGQFDVACICTPNGLHADQAVAALEAGLHVVIEKPIALTTEDAERIATAARKSEREVFGVMQNRYSPASAWLKSLLDQRRLGKVLQVHLDCFWNRDHRYYSVPDPAPAAAPTDRMPHPWHGHQELDGGVLYTQFAHFIDLLCWGFGEPTIDFARFANQNHEDFHDFADTGSVVFSLPGDVRGSLNFSTAIWDRNFESTLTVIGTKGTVKLGGQYMNDVRHCHVEDLDFPDLPASAPGNDYGGYTGSAANHHFVIDNVVDVLNGRAKVATPVSEGIAVVRAIEAMYNCR, encoded by the coding sequence ATCGTACAGGCAAAAGAAATACAGTTCCTCGTCGTAGGCATGGGCCACATCGGCCGCCGCCACGCCGCCCTGATTGCCGCCCATCCCGAAGCCCAACTTCTGGGGGTATGTGATATCCGGCCAGCTACTGACCTGAACTGGCCCGACGGGTTAGCAGGGACCACCCACTACCCTTCCCTTGAACAAGCTTTATCCCGACCTGGCCAGTTCGACGTCGCCTGCATCTGCACGCCCAATGGCTTACACGCTGACCAAGCCGTAGCGGCATTGGAAGCCGGCCTCCACGTCGTAATTGAAAAGCCCATCGCCCTCACTACGGAGGATGCGGAACGGATCGCAACTGCTGCCCGGAAGAGTGAGAGGGAAGTTTTCGGCGTAATGCAAAATCGATACAGCCCCGCCTCCGCCTGGCTTAAGTCCCTGCTCGATCAACGGCGCTTGGGTAAGGTCCTCCAGGTCCACCTGGACTGTTTTTGGAATCGGGACCACCGGTATTACTCGGTCCCGGACCCGGCACCCGCGGCAGCGCCCACGGATCGAATGCCTCACCCCTGGCACGGGCACCAGGAGTTGGACGGGGGCGTCCTTTACACCCAGTTCGCTCACTTTATTGATCTCCTCTGCTGGGGTTTCGGAGAGCCGACGATCGACTTCGCCCGCTTCGCCAACCAGAACCACGAGGACTTTCACGACTTTGCGGATACGGGTAGCGTGGTATTCAGCCTACCGGGAGACGTGCGCGGTTCCCTCAATTTCAGCACGGCGATCTGGGACCGAAATTTTGAATCCACCCTCACTGTAATCGGCACTAAAGGCACCGTCAAACTGGGTGGGCAGTACATGAACGACGTCCGCCACTGCCACGTAGAAGATCTGGATTTTCCGGACCTCCCCGCCAGCGCCCCCGGCAACGATTACGGCGGTTACACCGGCTCCGCGGCGAACCACCACTTTGTAATCGATAACGTAGTCGACGTCCTAAACGGCCGTGCAAAAGTGGCTACCCCGGTGAGCGAAGGGATCGCGGTGGTTAGGGCCATTGAGGCCATGTATAACTGTCGCTGA
- a CDS encoding acyltransferase: MAIFIHPTAVVDEGARLGDGTKIWHFCHLMPGCQLGARCNLGQNVFVAEGVTLGRNCKVQNNVSLYTGVTAGNDVFIGPSAVFTNVKNPRSAVNRRGQYLPTTLGDGVTIGANAVIVCGTTIADYAMVGAGSVVTKDIAPYSLVVGNPARHLYYVSKAGERLDFDASGTAFCAAAGEKYGLTKGTCHVVID; this comes from the coding sequence ATGGCCATCTTTATTCACCCCACGGCGGTTGTGGACGAAGGCGCCCGCCTTGGCGACGGCACCAAGATCTGGCATTTCTGCCACCTCATGCCCGGTTGCCAACTCGGCGCTCGCTGCAACCTTGGCCAGAATGTTTTCGTAGCGGAAGGGGTAACGCTTGGCCGTAACTGCAAAGTGCAAAACAACGTCAGCCTCTACACCGGCGTCACGGCGGGAAACGACGTTTTTATTGGCCCATCGGCCGTTTTTACTAACGTCAAAAACCCGCGTTCAGCCGTTAACCGCCGGGGGCAATACTTACCTACCACTTTGGGTGATGGGGTCACGATTGGAGCCAACGCCGTCATCGTTTGCGGTACTACCATCGCTGACTACGCCATGGTCGGGGCCGGCTCGGTCGTCACTAAAGACATTGCGCCCTATTCGCTCGTGGTGGGCAACCCCGCTCGCCACCTCTACTACGTCAGCAAGGCCGGAGAGCGGTTAGACTTTGACGCTTCCGGCACCGCATTTTGCGCTGCCGCAGGTGAAAAGTACGGATTGACAAAAGGGACCTGCCACGTAGTAATCGACTGA
- a CDS encoding DUF1501 domain-containing protein codes for MLTDIQRAYLRASRRDFLKTTSKGLGALALGSLIAPGQLFAGAEKGLVTGPGNGGAMPNYHHAPKAKRVIYLFQAGAPSHLETFDYKPLLNERWGEEIPDSVRGTQRLSGMLAAQSSFPLVGSKFEFTRSAKTGGYFSSLMPHTASVAEDLCVVNSMYTEAINHEPATIFMQTGSQQVGRPSVGAWMSYGLGSANKNLPSFVVLLSKGRDDVQNLNMQSWSSGFLPSHHQGVQFRSGKDPVLFLNNPNGINRDRRRMELNVLESLDREQQQHWGDTEIDSKINQYEMAYRMQASVPEITDFSDEPDYIFDMYGEDARKPGTFAANCLMARRLAERDVPFVQLYHMGWDQHGNLPTGISEMARSSDQASAALIKDLKQRGLLEDTLVVWGGEFGRTAFSQGKLTIDNYGRDHHPRCFSIWMAGGGVKPGMVYGKTDDFGYNIAENGVHVHDFQATMLHLLGVDHEKLIFKHQGRRYRLTDVHGHVVKGILA; via the coding sequence ATGCTGACCGACATCCAACGTGCCTACTTACGGGCTTCCCGGCGGGACTTTTTGAAGACTACTTCCAAGGGCTTGGGTGCACTTGCGCTCGGTAGCCTCATTGCCCCCGGTCAATTATTCGCCGGCGCGGAAAAAGGATTAGTGACCGGCCCCGGCAACGGTGGCGCGATGCCCAACTACCACCACGCTCCCAAAGCGAAACGGGTGATCTATCTATTCCAGGCTGGCGCCCCCAGCCACCTGGAAACCTTTGATTACAAGCCCCTGCTCAACGAACGTTGGGGCGAAGAAATACCTGATTCCGTCCGCGGGACTCAGCGCTTGTCGGGGATGCTGGCGGCCCAGTCTAGTTTCCCGTTGGTAGGCTCCAAGTTTGAATTTACCCGCAGCGCGAAGACGGGAGGCTACTTTAGTTCGCTCATGCCCCACACGGCGAGTGTAGCAGAGGATCTTTGCGTGGTCAACTCCATGTACACCGAGGCGATCAACCACGAACCGGCTACCATCTTCATGCAAACGGGTAGCCAGCAGGTTGGCCGGCCCAGCGTTGGCGCGTGGATGAGCTACGGCCTGGGTAGTGCGAATAAGAATCTGCCCTCCTTCGTCGTGTTGCTGAGCAAGGGTCGGGATGACGTGCAGAACCTCAATATGCAGTCCTGGTCCAGCGGCTTCCTGCCCAGTCACCACCAGGGCGTACAGTTTCGGAGTGGTAAGGACCCGGTCCTGTTCCTCAATAATCCCAACGGCATCAATCGCGACCGCCGGCGGATGGAGCTCAACGTGCTGGAAAGCCTGGACCGAGAACAGCAACAGCATTGGGGGGATACTGAGATCGACTCCAAAATCAACCAGTACGAGATGGCCTATCGCATGCAGGCCAGCGTGCCGGAGATCACCGACTTCAGCGACGAGCCGGATTACATCTTCGACATGTACGGAGAGGATGCCCGCAAACCCGGCACCTTCGCCGCCAACTGTCTGATGGCCCGCCGCCTGGCCGAGCGGGACGTACCCTTCGTCCAGCTCTACCACATGGGTTGGGACCAACACGGAAATCTCCCGACCGGCATCAGCGAAATGGCCAGGAGCTCGGACCAGGCTAGCGCCGCGCTCATCAAGGACCTGAAACAACGCGGCTTACTTGAGGATACCCTCGTCGTTTGGGGAGGAGAATTTGGCCGCACGGCCTTCAGCCAGGGGAAGCTGACCATCGATAATTACGGTCGGGACCACCACCCCCGATGCTTCTCCATCTGGATGGCCGGCGGCGGCGTCAAACCCGGTATGGTCTACGGAAAGACGGACGATTTTGGCTACAATATTGCCGAGAACGGCGTTCACGTCCACGATTTTCAGGCGACGATGCTTCATCTTCTGGGTGTGGACCACGAAAAGCTGATCTTCAAACACCAGGGCCGCCGCTACCGACTGACGGACGTACACGGGCACGTGGTGAAGGGGATTTTGGCTTAG
- a CDS encoding UbiA family prenyltransferase — MFSMVPAIWRLLRFPNLIMVAITQYLILFQVIHPALLEAGVKPVITPLKFLEFAAITVAITASGYVINDIQDIEIDEINRPGANPVPFLNTDRAYWIYGSLLLGGYLISHLMAFRLGERDALWMYPLFVGSLAMYSVYLKRKPLMGNLIVAIYCGAVVGLVVALERTSLRMLASIDYRSFLHVQAVYLFFLIIAIVATMYREIIKDLQDIEGDRVGMRQTAPIIWGIPAAKYIAMGMGGLMIINLVYPLLTAWPGFYNPAVMSYIAFLVIILLGIMYQTFKAEDSKDYKLISRAIKAFLLGGLALIFLIKVAP; from the coding sequence ATGTTTTCAATGGTCCCCGCAATCTGGCGTCTGCTTCGTTTCCCCAACCTGATCATGGTGGCGATCACGCAGTACCTGATCCTGTTCCAGGTCATCCACCCCGCGTTGCTGGAAGCTGGCGTTAAGCCGGTCATTACGCCACTGAAATTTCTCGAGTTTGCGGCCATTACGGTAGCCATCACGGCTTCCGGGTACGTGATCAACGACATCCAGGATATTGAGATCGACGAGATCAACCGACCGGGCGCCAATCCCGTACCCTTTTTGAATACGGACCGGGCTTACTGGATCTACGGCTCCTTGCTACTCGGTGGGTACCTCATTAGCCATTTGATGGCCTTCCGCCTTGGGGAGAGAGATGCCCTGTGGATGTACCCGCTCTTCGTGGGTAGCCTCGCCATGTATTCCGTTTACCTGAAGCGGAAACCGCTTATGGGCAACCTGATCGTGGCCATTTACTGTGGCGCCGTTGTGGGCCTCGTCGTTGCGCTGGAGCGGACCTCCCTCAGGATGTTAGCCTCCATTGATTACCGGTCCTTCCTCCACGTCCAGGCGGTGTACTTGTTCTTCCTCATCATCGCGATTGTAGCCACGATGTACCGGGAGATCATCAAGGATTTGCAGGACATCGAAGGAGACCGGGTAGGGATGCGGCAGACGGCGCCGATCATTTGGGGCATTCCCGCAGCGAAGTACATCGCCATGGGCATGGGCGGGCTCATGATCATCAACCTGGTTTACCCGCTCCTTACGGCCTGGCCGGGCTTCTACAACCCTGCCGTGATGTCCTACATCGCCTTCCTGGTGATCATTCTGTTGGGCATCATGTACCAAACCTTCAAGGCGGAGGATTCAAAGGACTACAAATTGATCAGCCGGGCAATAAAAGCATTCCTACTAGGTGGACTGGCGCTGATCTTTCTGATTAAAGTAGCACCCTGA
- a CDS encoding DUF1553 domain-containing protein, which translates to MSTPTRVALVLLCFLPLLACGPGMSDGVAEAYERLPETIDFNFHVKPILSDRCYACHGPDMQNQQAGLRLDTPEGAYAALESGKTAIKGGSLRGSEMIHRITSDDPELVMPTPESNLSLTDEEIAVLTKWVEQGAEYKEHWAFVAPVKPDVPSAGEEWATNEIDRFVAAKLELEDVAPSPEAERPYLIRRAYFDLTGLPPSIPELDRWEAAGEPDWYETMVDELIARPAYGERMANYWMDVARFADSEGYLDDFHHEMFPYRDWVIKAYNENLPYDEFVKWQIAGDLFENPTTDQILATAFNRNHKQNSEGGIIPEEFRVEYVADRANTVGTAFMGLTVGCARCHDHKYDPFSQKNYFELFGFFNSTVERGDGIFGLNGVQNSMDVNHALSMNAGPTLPLPSAETQRIYDHLLEMIAAEEAELSTALSTAPAAAPKLTSQEVARFVDSKTVNHLTFDESPVREHAPGRKLNWNPHPIVEGKIGQAIEIGTSYLSSDGAGSAFERGDPYTVCFWIYTPELFEEAHVLYNSNTRIQGYRGWDVVLDSNRVHLRLNHSHPYQSIDLRVDEPLANETWTHFVWSYDGSSDAAGMRIYRDGNPVTPSVMRNHLVRSTKPFLRESGATIYADYPGLAIGERFYDEDFAGGRIDEVRVLNVEAGDLIARYLYERPLGQWSLGSDEAEQSEYQLLHQNADVLALKQKLNQLRTSAVTTIDTVREIMVMGDNTSPRPAYILNRGVYDEHGAEVEPGVPENLLAWPEDAPRNRLGLARWLTDQQNPLTARVAVNQLWYVMFGRGLVESVEDFGNQGSLPSHPELLDWLAVDFRENGWDVKRLVRMMVTSSTYKQSSKIRQDLLDRDAGNYWLARAPRYRRSAEMVRDNALASSGLLEEKVGGQSVFPYQPQGLWKEVNNHGFSPAYIEDQENGLYRRSLYTFWKRNSPSPAMLTFDASLRGECQVRRQRSSTPLQALVMLNDPQILEACRVLAANSLADSRNEVEAADLIFRNLIGRHPTPNEREIIQQYYENELNYFDDHPLAAQDFLNTGYHQTDQRAGSAKLAAMARVANTVMNSQEGYYKN; encoded by the coding sequence TTGTCTACGCCCACCCGAGTCGCATTGGTTTTGCTTTGTTTCCTGCCCCTGCTGGCTTGCGGGCCGGGCATGTCCGACGGCGTTGCGGAAGCCTACGAGCGCCTGCCGGAGACGATCGACTTCAACTTCCACGTGAAGCCGATCCTGTCCGACCGCTGCTACGCCTGCCACGGTCCGGATATGCAGAACCAGCAAGCGGGCCTGCGCCTCGACACGCCTGAGGGCGCCTACGCTGCGCTGGAATCCGGTAAAACGGCCATCAAGGGTGGTAGCCTGCGCGGCAGTGAAATGATCCACCGCATCACTTCCGACGATCCTGAACTGGTGATGCCAACGCCAGAATCCAACCTCAGCCTCACCGATGAGGAAATCGCCGTCCTGACGAAATGGGTCGAACAGGGGGCGGAGTACAAAGAGCACTGGGCCTTCGTCGCTCCCGTCAAGCCTGACGTCCCCTCCGCCGGGGAAGAGTGGGCCACCAACGAGATCGACCGTTTCGTAGCGGCCAAGCTCGAGTTGGAAGATGTCGCCCCCAGCCCCGAAGCCGAGCGGCCCTACCTCATCCGCCGGGCCTACTTCGACCTGACCGGTCTCCCCCCATCCATCCCCGAACTCGACCGTTGGGAAGCCGCCGGCGAACCGGATTGGTACGAGACAATGGTGGACGAACTCATCGCCCGCCCCGCCTACGGGGAACGGATGGCCAATTACTGGATGGACGTCGCCCGCTTCGCGGATTCCGAAGGCTACCTGGATGACTTCCACCACGAGATGTTTCCCTACCGCGACTGGGTCATCAAAGCCTACAACGAAAATCTGCCCTACGATGAATTCGTGAAGTGGCAGATTGCGGGGGACCTTTTCGAAAACCCAACTACGGACCAGATCCTGGCCACCGCCTTCAACCGGAACCACAAGCAGAATTCTGAAGGTGGCATCATCCCCGAAGAGTTCCGGGTGGAGTACGTGGCCGACCGGGCCAACACCGTGGGGACGGCCTTCATGGGCCTCACCGTCGGCTGCGCCCGTTGCCACGACCACAAGTACGACCCCTTCAGCCAGAAGAATTACTTCGAGCTCTTCGGCTTCTTCAACAGCACCGTTGAGCGGGGCGACGGCATCTTTGGGCTCAACGGCGTCCAGAATTCCATGGACGTAAACCACGCGCTGAGTATGAACGCCGGGCCGACCCTCCCGCTCCCTTCGGCGGAAACCCAACGCATTTACGATCACCTCCTGGAGATGATCGCGGCGGAGGAAGCGGAGTTGTCTACTGCCCTTTCCACGGCACCTGCGGCAGCGCCCAAGCTTACATCGCAGGAAGTCGCGCGCTTCGTGGATAGCAAAACCGTTAACCACCTGACTTTTGACGAGAGCCCGGTACGGGAACACGCGCCCGGTCGGAAATTGAATTGGAATCCTCACCCAATCGTGGAAGGAAAAATCGGGCAGGCCATTGAAATTGGCACGAGCTACCTCTCATCTGACGGAGCGGGTAGTGCCTTCGAACGGGGAGACCCCTACACGGTCTGCTTCTGGATTTATACCCCGGAGTTGTTTGAAGAGGCACACGTACTGTACAACTCCAATACCCGTATTCAGGGCTACCGGGGTTGGGACGTCGTGCTGGACAGCAACCGCGTCCACCTCCGGCTGAACCATTCCCACCCCTACCAGAGTATTGACTTGCGGGTGGACGAACCCCTAGCCAACGAGACCTGGACCCACTTCGTCTGGTCCTACGACGGAAGCAGCGACGCCGCCGGAATGCGGATCTACCGCGACGGTAATCCCGTGACACCCTCGGTCATGCGCAACCACTTGGTGAGGAGCACCAAACCCTTCCTCCGGGAAAGCGGCGCAACGATTTACGCTGACTACCCCGGCCTGGCCATCGGGGAGCGCTTCTACGACGAAGACTTCGCGGGTGGCCGCATTGATGAAGTTCGCGTTCTGAACGTAGAAGCCGGTGACCTGATCGCCCGCTACCTCTACGAGCGCCCCCTCGGGCAGTGGAGCCTGGGTAGCGACGAGGCCGAACAAAGCGAGTACCAATTGCTGCACCAGAATGCAGACGTACTCGCCCTGAAGCAAAAATTAAATCAATTGCGGACTTCGGCCGTCACTACCATTGATACCGTCCGCGAGATCATGGTGATGGGGGATAACACCAGCCCCCGGCCGGCTTACATCCTGAACCGGGGCGTCTACGATGAACACGGCGCGGAAGTAGAGCCGGGAGTGCCCGAAAATCTGCTGGCGTGGCCGGAAGACGCCCCCCGCAACCGCCTCGGACTGGCTCGCTGGTTGACGGATCAACAGAATCCCCTTACCGCTCGCGTTGCCGTCAATCAACTTTGGTACGTCATGTTCGGCCGCGGACTCGTGGAAAGCGTCGAAGATTTTGGCAACCAGGGTTCTCTCCCCAGCCATCCGGAATTACTAGACTGGCTGGCCGTCGACTTCCGCGAGAACGGCTGGGACGTGAAGCGGCTCGTCCGGATGATGGTGACGAGTAGCACCTACAAGCAGAGCAGCAAGATCCGCCAGGACCTTTTGGACCGCGACGCCGGCAACTACTGGCTGGCCCGGGCTCCACGGTACCGCCGCTCCGCTGAGATGGTGCGGGATAACGCCCTGGCAAGCTCCGGCCTGCTGGAGGAGAAAGTGGGTGGGCAGTCCGTCTTCCCCTACCAACCGCAGGGCTTGTGGAAGGAGGTAAACAACCACGGTTTCTCTCCGGCCTACATCGAAGACCAGGAGAACGGGCTTTACCGGCGCAGTCTCTACACTTTCTGGAAGCGGAACTCCCCCTCACCCGCGATGCTGACCTTCGACGCGAGTTTGCGCGGCGAGTGCCAGGTCCGCCGGCAACGGTCCAGCACGCCCCTGCAAGCACTGGTGATGCTGAACGATCCACAGATCCTGGAAGCCTGCCGGGTGCTGGCGGCGAACTCCCTGGCCGATTCCCGCAACGAGGTGGAGGCGGCGGATCTCATTTTCAGGAACCTCATCGGCCGGCACCCTACGCCAAACGAACGGGAGATCATCCAGCAGTACTATGAGAACGAGCTGAACTACTTCGACGACCACCCGCTGGCCGCTCAAGATTTTCTCAATACGGGATATCACCAAACGGACCAACGCGCCGGATCGGCCAAACTCGCCGCCATGGCACGGGTCGCCAACACAGTGATGAATTCTCAGGAAGGGTACTACAAAAATTGA
- a CDS encoding RNA polymerase sigma factor, which yields MNKQFYESWLPYVLTIVRRYGVHEADQKDLVQDIFLQLFRKYDRYDAAKGELRPWLRSVVVSQVIDHLRGRHRFQTEDLDILAGREPSVVSDLQHLEAEYLVDLISGLPVGFRTVFNLHVVEGYSHQEIADRLGITPAGSRSQLSRAKVILRRHLSKLVTLSYALF from the coding sequence GTGAATAAACAATTCTACGAAAGTTGGCTCCCCTACGTGCTCACCATCGTGCGTCGCTACGGCGTCCACGAGGCGGACCAGAAGGATTTGGTGCAGGACATTTTCCTACAGCTCTTCCGGAAGTACGACCGCTACGATGCGGCAAAGGGGGAACTGCGGCCGTGGTTACGGAGCGTGGTGGTCTCGCAGGTGATTGATCACCTGCGGGGCCGCCACCGTTTTCAGACGGAGGACCTGGACATCCTGGCGGGCCGGGAGCCATCCGTCGTTTCAGACTTACAACACTTAGAAGCTGAGTATCTAGTTGATTTGATCAGCGGGCTGCCGGTGGGGTTTAGGACGGTCTTCAATTTGCACGTTGTCGAAGGCTACTCCCACCAGGAGATCGCCGACCGTCTTGGGATAACGCCCGCCGGCTCCCGCAGCCAACTCAGCCGCGCCAAGGTCATTTTACGGCGCCACCTTTCCAAACTTGTAACACTCTCTTATGCCTTATTCTGA
- a CDS encoding DUF2911 domain-containing protein has translation MKLIPFLLGLLFLLPGTRVSAQLPSPSPLGTIEQEVGNTTIKVRYERPSARGREIFGGLVPYGEVWRTGAGYSTTIKVDSEVKMGGQPLAAGTYSLLTIPTPNDWTVILNQDTAMYGAYDYDPQKDVIRFRTPARKSTRHYESLTIDIDLIPDNARFYLSWGNTQISFPVETTTAAEVAAHLERLLTMPIDTNANYAWAGEHLLLSRNNLQLALQLADRQLLAKPTTGAYRVKMDVYEYLGYREKAIAAARAALQFRKEHPLDEANQKWSLNFWNTHLARLLEE, from the coding sequence ATGAAATTGATCCCCTTCCTTTTAGGCCTCCTCTTCCTATTGCCTGGCACCCGCGTCAGCGCCCAACTTCCTTCCCCCAGCCCGCTTGGAACCATCGAGCAAGAGGTGGGAAATACGACCATCAAAGTGCGGTACGAAAGGCCGAGCGCCCGAGGCCGCGAGATCTTCGGTGGCCTGGTTCCCTACGGCGAGGTTTGGCGGACCGGGGCCGGCTACTCTACCACCATCAAAGTTGACAGTGAGGTAAAAATGGGTGGCCAACCACTGGCTGCCGGCACCTATAGCTTGCTGACGATCCCCACCCCGAACGATTGGACAGTTATCCTGAATCAGGATACGGCCATGTACGGCGCTTACGACTATGACCCGCAAAAAGACGTGATCCGATTCAGGACACCGGCCAGGAAAAGTACCCGCCACTACGAGTCGCTGACGATAGACATTGACCTGATCCCCGACAATGCCCGCTTCTACCTTTCCTGGGGCAATACCCAGATCAGCTTCCCCGTCGAAACGACCACCGCAGCGGAAGTTGCCGCACACCTTGAGCGGTTGCTGACGATGCCTATTGACACAAATGCTAATTACGCGTGGGCTGGTGAACACCTCCTCCTGAGCCGGAATAACCTTCAACTTGCGCTGCAGCTCGCTGACCGACAACTACTCGCCAAGCCCACTACCGGCGCCTACCGCGTTAAGATGGACGTCTACGAATACCTGGGTTACCGCGAAAAGGCCATCGCTGCCGCAAGGGCCGCCCTACAGTTTCGGAAGGAGCACCCACTGGATGAGGCTAACCAGAAGTGGAGCCTCAACTTTTGGAACACCCACCTGGCAAGGCTGCTGGAAGAATAG
- a CDS encoding SRPBCC family protein, whose product MATIFLETVLETDIETAFDAARSIDLHLESASQTNERAIAGRTSGLIELGDRTRWRARHFGIYQELEIEITAMDRPYYFVDEMVDGAFKSMKHTHTFTVVKPNQTRMTDRFEFTAPLGLLGRFAEWLFLEAYMTRFLKTRNEILANHFRVQQSA is encoded by the coding sequence GTGGCCACCATTTTCCTGGAAACCGTGTTGGAGACGGACATCGAAACGGCTTTTGACGCAGCCCGCTCGATTGACCTCCACCTTGAAAGTGCCTCCCAGACCAACGAACGGGCTATTGCGGGCCGGACGAGTGGCCTGATCGAACTCGGCGACCGCACCCGGTGGCGAGCCAGACACTTCGGTATATACCAGGAACTGGAGATTGAAATCACGGCGATGGACCGCCCGTATTATTTCGTCGACGAGATGGTGGACGGTGCTTTCAAATCCATGAAACACACCCACACTTTCACGGTAGTCAAGCCAAACCAAACACGGATGACGGACCGGTTTGAATTCACCGCTCCGTTGGGTTTACTCGGCCGCTTTGCGGAGTGGCTTTTCCTGGAAGCCTACATGACCAGGTTCCTAAAGACCAGAAACGAAATACTCGCCAATCATTTCCGGGTGCAGCAAAGCGCCTAA